The Clostridia bacterium genome includes a window with the following:
- the cas2 gene encoding CRISPR-associated endonuclease Cas2 — protein MYILIVYDVGEKRVQKVLKFIRKHLIWIQNSVFEGNVTKAELLKIKNGLKEIVDQKEDSIIFFTARNERWIKKEIMGREKNATDNFI, from the coding sequence ATGTATATATTAATAGTATATGATGTTGGTGAAAAAAGAGTCCAGAAGGTGCTTAAATTTATTAGAAAACATTTAATATGGATACAAAATTCTGTTTTTGAAGGAAATGTAACAAAGGCCGAACTGTTAAAGATAAAAAATGGACTCAAGGAAATAGTAGATCAAAAAGAAGATTCTATTATATTTTTTACTGCAAGGAATGAGAGATGGATAAAAAAAGAGATAATGGGGCGAGAAAAAAATGCTACAGATAACTTTATTTAA
- the cas1b gene encoding type I-B CRISPR-associated endonuclease Cas1b: MKRNYYIFSNGRIKRKDNTICLENEKGKKYIPINDIEALYIFGEVDFNSKVLNFFGQNNITVHIFNYYGFYTSSIYPREHLLSGYSLVNQVKKYLDPVERIKLARETINTASYNILKNLKYYNPRRNEKLEDIILKIEKERKKIPYTNGIQDLMGTEGRIRDLYYSGFSIITMGKFKMKKRVKRPPDNPMNTLISFGNSLMYTTVLSEIYRTQLNPTISYLHEPGERRFSLSLDISEVFKPIITDRTIFKLINEGMIDQNHFTKELNFCHLNEKGRKVFMQQYEDKLNTVIKHKELERQVSYRRLIRLECYKLIKHINDIENYEGLKMWW; this comes from the coding sequence TTGAAGAGGAATTACTATATATTTAGTAATGGTAGGATAAAAAGGAAAGACAATACTATTTGTCTAGAAAACGAAAAAGGGAAAAAATATATTCCTATTAATGATATAGAGGCCCTATATATTTTTGGGGAGGTAGATTTTAATAGCAAAGTATTGAATTTCTTTGGTCAAAATAACATCACGGTACACATATTTAATTATTATGGTTTCTATACATCTAGTATATATCCAAGAGAGCATCTATTGTCAGGATATAGCTTGGTAAATCAAGTGAAAAAATATTTAGATCCTGTGGAAAGGATAAAATTAGCTAGAGAAACAATAAATACTGCAAGTTATAATATTCTAAAAAATTTAAAATATTATAACCCAAGACGAAATGAGAAATTAGAAGATATTATATTAAAAATTGAGAAAGAAAGAAAAAAAATCCCATATACAAACGGAATACAAGATCTCATGGGAACTGAAGGGAGAATAAGAGACCTATATTACAGTGGATTTAGTATTATTACCATGGGAAAGTTCAAAATGAAGAAAAGAGTAAAGAGACCACCTGATAACCCTATGAATACATTAATTTCTTTCGGAAACAGCCTGATGTATACTACTGTATTATCAGAGATATACCGTACTCAATTAAACCCAACTATAAGTTATCTTCATGAACCAGGTGAAAGGAGATTTTCATTAAGCCTTGATATAAGTGAAGTATTCAAGCCAATCATAACGGACAGGACAATATTTAAATTAATAAATGAAGGAATGATAGATCAAAATCACTTTACAAAAGAGTTAAACTTTTGTCATTTAAATGAAAAGGGAAGGAAAGTTTTTATGCAGCAGTATGAAGACAAGCTAAATACTGTAATTAAACACAAAGAGTTAGAAAGACAAGTTAGCTACAGAAGACTGATAAGGTTAGAATGTTATAAGCTGATAAAACACATAAATGATATAGAGAACTATGAAGGGTTAAAGATGTGGTGGTAG